Proteins co-encoded in one Hyla sarda isolate aHylSar1 chromosome 4, aHylSar1.hap1, whole genome shotgun sequence genomic window:
- the AMIGO2 gene encoding amphoterin-induced protein 2 has translation MPFLGSSLSMELVNVHTKWKSIAYVFLLLIVSFVGGAPGVCPPACICASDIVSCTNRNLSIVPRTIFKFIRKLDLSYNKFGFLDPDWFPVMFDKLHTLVLNHNTISSISGGSFSTLRNVRYLDLSSNNLRTLSNPVFQELKMLEELLLYNNQLSHIDTGAFGGLHKLQKLYLSNNALAHFPLDLYIGRNKLSELVLLDISHNYLQSVPVQDISLISARQLSGIYLHENPFLCDCHLNTMFNFWYRRHFTPVVDFKSHYTCSSPTESKRSLIQENFLNCSETTENESFHAFGLLYEVQIGERVVVHCDSKIVDRDTQFIWKSPEDKRLEPEKKIDHLRVFFNGSLEIEDAQIVDSGVYSCTAMNKLVNETIDIRITVGNFTSHKSHSHEAFNTAFTTLAACIVSIILVLLYLYLTPCRCWCKSRKNKRKQNQNSAHSSNLSATPSHEPQVERKSSTGKRVVFLEPVKETEQGQNGKVRLIPNENLTAESILKTSRVKSDSDSVNSVFSDSPFIAPV, from the coding sequence ATGCCTTTCTTGGGTTCTTCTTTGTCCATGGAACTTGTAAATGTCCATACAAAATGGAAAAGCATTGCCTACGTGTTTCTGCTGCTCATCGTCAGCTTTGTTGGTGGTGCTCCCGGGGTGTGTCCTCCAGCCTGTATTTGTGCTAGTGATATAGTAAGCTGCACTAATAGGAACTTATCTATAGTGCCCAGGACAATCTTCAAGTTTATTAGAAAACTAGACCTAAGCTACAATAAATTTGGGTTCCTGGACCCGGACTGGTTCCCAGTCATGTTTGATAAATTGCACACTTTAGTATTAAATCATAACACCATAAGCAGCATCTCTGGTGGTAGTTTCTCCACGCTTCGAAATGTAAGGTACCTTGATTTATCATCAAATAATCTAAGGACTCTGAGCAACCCCGTTTTCCAAGAACTTAAGATGCTGGAGGAGCTCCTGCTTTATAACAATCAGTTATCTCACATTGACACTGGGGCATTTGGAGGACTCCATAAACTGCAGAAATTGTATTTGAGTAACAATGCACTGGCACATTTCCCGTTGGACTTGTACATTGGCAGAAATAAACTGTCAGAACTTGTGTTGTTGGACATTTCTCACAATTACTTACAATCAGTGCCTGTTCAGGATATAAGCTTAATTTCAGCAAGACAGCTTAGTGGAATTTACCTTCACGAGAATCCCTTTTTATGTGACTGCCATCTAAACACCATGTTTAACTTCTGGTATCGTAGACACTTTACTCCAGTTGTGGATTTCAAAAGTCATTATACTTGCTCCTCACCTACTGAGTCTAAAAGATCTCTTATTCAAGAAAACTTCCTCAACTGTTCGGAGACTACTGAGAATGAGTCATTTCATGCATTTGGCCTATTGTATGAGGTTCAAATTGGAGAGAGGGTGGTGGTACATTGTGACAGCAAGATAGTAGACAGAGATACACAATTTATTTGGAAAAGCCCAGAGGACAAAAGACTTGAACCAGAAAAAAAGATTGACCATTTGCGTGTCTTTTTCAATGGAAGCCtagaaatagaagatgcacaaattgtAGATTCGGGTGTCTATTCCTGTACCGCAATGAACAAATTGGTCAATGAAACTATAGATATTAGAATAACAGTTGGCAATTTTACAAGTCACAAGTCTCATTCACATGAAGCATTCAACACTGCCTTCACCACGCTTGCTGCTTGTATAGTCAGCATCATTTTAGTCCTTCTCTACCTTTATCTCACCCCTTGTAGATGCTGGTGTAAATctaggaaaaataaaagaaaacagaaCCAAAACAGTGCTCACTCCTCCAACTTAAGTGCCACACCATCACACGAGCCCCAAGTCGAAAGAAAATCCAGTACAGGAAAACGGGTAGTGTTCCTGGAGCCAGTGAAGGAAACTGAGCAAGGCCAAAATGGGAAAGTTCGACTGATTCCCAATGAAAACCTGACAGCAGAAAGCATCCTAAAGACAAGCAGGGTAAAGTCTGACTCAGATTCCGTCAACTCTGTCTTCTCAGATTCTCCATTCATTGCACCAGTGTAA